CACAACCCGGAAATAACAGGGGCTCACAAGGCCCTGACGATGCAAGGAGAACGTGTGGCTGACACACAGAAGATTAAGGTCCAGGGTTCGGTTGTAGAGCTCGACGGCGACGAGATGACGCGCATCATCTGGCAGTTCATCAAGGAACGCCTCATCCACCCTTATCTGGATGTTGATCTGTTGTACTTCGATCTGTCGATCCAGAACCGCGATGCCACCGATGATCAGGTGACCATTGATGCTGCGAACGCCATCAAGGAGCACAGTGTCGGCGTCAAGTGCGCCACCATCACCCCTGATGAGGCGCGCGTTGAAGAGTTCGGCCTGAAGAAGATGTGGGTTTCGCCCAACGGCACCATCCGCAACATCCTCGGCGGCGTGGTCTTCCGCGAACCGATCATCATCTCCAACATTCCGCGGCTGGTCCCGGGCTGGAACAAGCCGATCATCATTGGGCGCCACGCGCACGGTGATCAGTACAAGGCCACGAACTTCAAGGTTCCCGGCGCCGGTACTCTGACCCTGACCTACACGCCCAAGGACGGCGGCCAGGAGATCAAGCATGAAGTCGTCACCTACGGTGAAGACGGTGGCGTTGCGATGGGCATGTACAACTTCAACGATTCAATTCGTGATTTTGCCCGTGCATCCTTCGCCTACGGCCTGCAGCGGAACTACCCGGTATACCTGTCCACCAAGAACACCATTCTCAAGGCTTATGACGGCCAGTTCAAGGACCTCTT
This region of Arthrobacter roseus genomic DNA includes:
- a CDS encoding NADP-dependent isocitrate dehydrogenase yields the protein MADTQKIKVQGSVVELDGDEMTRIIWQFIKERLIHPYLDVDLLYFDLSIQNRDATDDQVTIDAANAIKEHSVGVKCATITPDEARVEEFGLKKMWVSPNGTIRNILGGVVFREPIIISNIPRLVPGWNKPIIIGRHAHGDQYKATNFKVPGAGTLTLTYTPKDGGQEIKHEVVTYGEDGGVAMGMYNFNDSIRDFARASFAYGLQRNYPVYLSTKNTILKAYDGQFKDLFQEVFDAEFKDQFDAAGLTYEHRLIDDMVASAMKWEGGYVWACKNYDGDVQSDTVAQGFGSLGLMTSVLMTPDGKTVEAEAAHGTVTRHYRQHQQGKPTSTNPIASIFAWTRGLMHRGKLDNTPEVTEFAQTLEDVVIKTVESGKMTKDLALLVGADAQYLTTEEFLAALDENLSARLAK